From the genome of Canis lupus baileyi chromosome 4, mCanLup2.hap1, whole genome shotgun sequence:
tattttaaataattcataatacatttaaatttttaaataattcataatacatttaaaatacgtttccttttattcatatttcagaTGCTAGAGGAGTATGTTCAGatagtttccttattttaaagtTCAAACAGTCAATAACTGAGTAAAGTAGGTGAGCTGGAAAGGAATTAGCTTTTCTCTTTGAGTTGTTCCCAATACGAGGCCCAGCCTGATTATATCTGAGCTCCACGTCCTCTCCAAATGAAATCAGCCTACCTTTGTATTCCTAGGCTCAGGCTCTTCTCCGTTGGCATGATGCTCATCAGTTCTGTAGCAGAAGTGGGCAGCCCACCAAGAAAAATGTGGCTGGCAGCAAGCGCGTGTGCCCTTCCAGTAAGATCATCTATTATCCACAGGTAAGCACTACTTTAAAAGGACAGTGATCCAAGAAGACTGTGTGCTAGTCTGCCCAGGGAGTAGTAGAGGCCTATATAATTAAAAGGCTTCCCTTAGTTATCCACTCCTTCATCCCATTAACAGGCCCCAACTCGAATTTCCATCCCCTCTTCCCAGATGGCTCCTGTGGTGATCACTCTGGTGTCGGATGGGACCCGATGCCTGCTTGCCCGCCAGAGTTCCTTTCCCAAGGGAATGTATTCTGCCTTGGCAGGTTTTTGTGATATAGGTAAGAGGTTTAGGGCATGCACAGATGCCCAGAGGACACAAGGGCTTAACAattgtaggtttttgttttgttgctgttgtgcTTTGAGTCTGAAGCATACAGTTCCCTATCAAGTCAAGTAAACTGCCTTCTGGCATTAGAATTTTCCAATATCAGGCAAGTTTTCAAACATACGGCATAGCTGAAAGAATTATACAGTTGACACTTACTCATTCACCACCTAGATCCTATAAcagttttcttcatttactttatCACggatctatccatccatcaattcattttattctttgatgTATAGTTCGCACACATTAGTACGCTTCtccctaaatatttcagcatgcATTGTATTAATTAGAATTCgttataggtttttctttttcctcagtctAGTGggataaaatttacaaaatgtaaaacatgGCATTAGAATTTTATTAAAGTTGAGGTCAGCAGTAGCCTCTTTGTCACTTATTCTGCATTCTCACTAACTAACTAAGTCAGCACTCAACTCCAGACTTGAGTCCTGTTGTTGTAGAGGCTCAGGGATTTAAGGCTTTCCCAAGAATACTTCATGAAACTTTGGAGCCAGTTTTGTGCTCCTTTCACAAATGGGCATCTATATCACCCTTCCTGCTGCAGGGCTGTCCTGAATTAATCTGAGTGCTTATAGGTGAAAGTCTGGAAGAGGCTGTCCGGAGAGAAGTTGCAGAAGAGGTGGGACTGGAGTTGGAAAGACTGAAGTACTCTGCATCCCAGCACTGGTCTTTTCCTAATAGCTCACTCATGATTGCTTGTCATGCATCTGTGAAACCAGGGCAGACAGAGGTAAGTTCTCATGCTTCCCTTATGCTGTGATATTCCCTTTGCTTCACTCAAGTTGGTCAGTAGGCACCTGTCTAGTCCATCACTGTCTATCTTGTATGAAGATGTGTAACTCATGATTTGTTCCCTTAAGGAATTTGCAATCTTGTAAAGGAAACAATCTCCAAGGAAATTCAGAGTGCCAACGCAGTTACTATTCTTCTTTTTATGTATCTCAGTCATGTggcaatttatttttcatcaggACTTAACAGAGCAGAGTAGGCATACAATAAGTATATCAAAGTAAGTGACTGCTTTCAGGATTGGTCTTATTGCTCGAGTTTGTTAGGATTTTGGGGACTAATTATATGAAATCATAGGAACTTCTGGTCGAAAGGGATTTAGACATTGTCTTATCCAGCCTCGTCTTGCTCTTCTGTAGCATCCCTGATAGATGGCAGTGTGGTCACTACTTGCCAAAGTCTATTGTGTTTTGGTTTGCATAGAATAATATCTCATCTGTCTCAGCTTCCTGTGGTTGCAGTGTGCATTACAAAGAAGATACTatgctttttttaatattttatttaatttatttattcatgagagatacagagagagaggcagagacacaggcagaaagagaagcaggctccatgcagggaccctgatgtgggattcaatcccaggtcttcaggatctgggctgaaggcagacacccaaccactgagacacccaggcatcccatatgcTTTTGATAATCATTAATTATCCCTTATCCTTTAGAGAAGAgtaattttatgttctttttaagtTGCAAGTTAGtcaagaattatttatatattacaccTCACTGTTAACCACTCTTTAGTATTTCAGTATTTGTgcttctaggatttttaaaatgcacttttttcttttacactatttaaaacaatatatttaactCTCACCTTTTAATTATCCCTCTTTTGCTTCTGCATAATAGCTAAAACTGATTATCTCTCAGCCCATAGATCCTAGGTATTGCTCAGTTCTGGGAACATTTTCTCACCTTTGGCCAAAGTATCCTAAATTTTGTAGCTCCTAGCCTTACATtctgtttttatgtcttttagaTCCAGGTGAACCTGAAAGAACTAGAGGCAGCTGGCTGGTTCAGTCATGATGAGGTGGCCACAGCCCTGAGGAGAAATAATCCATATACTCAGCAACAGAATGGGACATTCTGGTTGCCCCCCAAGTTAGCCATTGCCCACCAACTGATTAAGGAATGGGTGGAAAAGCCATCCTGCTCTACCCTGCCAGCTTAGCTCAGATTGAGGCACCTAGATCCCTTCTCACTATCCTGGAGTGGCAAAAGAGAGATCAGTTGATAAAGAGGAGGTGAACAAAGGCCATCTCCAAGCCAACTTCATACTAAGGCAGAGTGAAAGGTGACCCTACAATGGGATGTCTCTAATAGCAGTGTTAGGGAAGTTCCTATTCATAGGCAATCAGAATGCAAACTGATAATGACGATTGTCAAAATCAGAGGTAAGTTGAAGCATTAGTTTGGATGTAGGCCCCCGTTCACTCATTTTTACTGAGGCCTCGGAAGCAAACATCTTTCAGCATGTATCCTGTTAATGCTGGGTTTATACTAACTGCCAAAATGTGCCcggtataattttaattttatcttagtATTGAAGATACATAGCAAATCTCAGCCCACTACTAAGTTACTTTTCATCCTCACAGAATTAAGGAAAATAGCACAATATAACATTATACAACTTGTGTACAGGTAATTATTTTGTACAtggtatttaaataaaagttatatttctttaagtaatctgAAGGGATGAAGAAAGTGGGAAGTGAGAGCCAACGTCTTCCTCAGAGTACTCTGTAATAAATCAGATGCAGTGATATTCTGCTGAGGTAACTGCATCCCGGCGGGGCTTAAGATAGCTAAGTCTTTTGCTGTTACTTGCTCAGCATGTGACCCATGGAAAAGATAATCACTTTTTCTGATTTCCTAGATATAAAATGGTCACTGCCATTTGCATACCCAGTTATGTGTTGTAACTTCAGCTAAGTGAAGGTGAACCATTTTCTTGTTTTACGGGATAAACTAAATTTAGGATTACTCATCATTCATATATGTTATTCTATACCTTGTCATAGGGGAGAATTtatctggagaaaataaaataaatttctacacCTTTGGTGATATGTATTTTTCTGTCTTATGAAGTGAGGAAATTGTAGAAAGTAAGAATCTGGGGCAAGGGGTAGGTGGAGAGAAAAGGAATCTATTAGTGTGATAAACATTTAAGTCCAGGTTTCAAGTGTGGAACAACTGAAGCAACGTGCAGAAGAAATATTGTTAGAGGTCTGTTTGAAAAGAGGAATGGCTGGGAACGAGTTGTATCTTCGGATGATTTTAGGCAAAGACACAAGTGCCGGTGATCCTAAGATTATTTGGATGTGTAGACACATCAAAGTGTACAGGACTAAGCAAAAGTGATTCTAGAACTAGACAAGATGAAGCACTGAATTTCCCTTTGATCCCAAAAGATCATTGTTTTTGCCATTGCTAGCAAATCATCAGTGCTTTGGGGAAATCAAAGTGCCTTCATCAGGAAATGTTGAGGGATAGTATGTGATGGGGCTTGATTGTCCTGTTAGGTTGGCAGCTTGccctgacctgaactgaacccaGCATGTAGAAGGGAAAAGCACTCTCGAAAGAGAGGTCCTGAGATTTCTTCATATCTTGCAGTTAGAAGAAAACAGTTCAGGGTCCATGTGTATTACCATCTCCCaatcttttctgtctctctgtgggtGTGTTTGTGAGCACATGTGTACACATCCCCAGTCTGAAAATACTGATAGAAAGGGGAGTGTGCAGGATTCCTGGTTGTGAGTTTCTCAAACTTAACATGGAGTAACTGTTTGCTTTTGGATTAATGTGttgttttggaaaagaaaagatgagagaggCTAATAGAAGAGCTGCGACATTGaactttgtttcctggcagtgaGTGGAAGAGGGCTTCTAAGAAGAACTCCAAGGATATCTGAAAGCTATGGCAAAAGAGGACAGGACTTGGGTAATGAAAATGGCAGATAAATAAAAGGAACTTTGGTACAGGGCCTGCCTGGCTGGACAACATCTATGTGGCAATGAGTGTCAAGGTGCTAAGAATAAAAAGAGCGCACCCAGTTCAAGAAGCAGAAGAGCAAAAAcaggtaaaatattaaatatatttgtcacTAGTGAGTCTGGCTCAAGGTCATTTCTGGTAACGAATAAAAAAGCAActcattcatttctcatttttgcctatcactctcctttctcttcctttaatcCTCAATTAAGATAAACTTAAAGTTCTAAacacatgggacgcctgggtggctcagcagttgagtgcctgcctttggctcagggcatagccctggagtcccaggatcaagtcccacatcaggctccctgtgtggagcctgcttcttcctctgcctgtgtctctgcctctcactctctgtatctctcatgaataaataaataaataaatcttaaaaaaaaagttctaaacaCAGAGTATCTCCTCTCAGGGGCTGTCTAGGGGCTTGATTCTTCTCTCTTCTGCTGACTTCAAAACCTTGTATGTACCTAAGATGAGATCACAAAGACTTATGCAGAGTGGACAACATATGGGGCTCACAGAGAAGTTAGCCTGTGAAACTTGTACTGAAGAAACATTTTTACTAAATGAGTCATCTAAACTAGACATGAGCACAGTCAGactcaatatttatttaagaagaaaaaaaagagcctagGTGTGCCGGCTAATCTTGTGTTGGCTTACTTGTGGGTCTGTGATCACTGTTATCAGGCAGCTGTACTCCCATGCTTTGTAAAAGGTTGGACGCAGGTCCTGCCAGTCCAGCTTGGGAACTATAGGATTCCAGTATATTTGAAACCAGGTTCAGGTCTACATCCACTGGTGTCATAACAGATCCTCCTGCACCAGAATCTTCCTCATCCGAATTATTATTGGTAGTCTGGGATAGAGATTCCTTATTtatagagagaaaacaaaatcatggGATAACAGGCCATTAGGGTAGATggtagttaaaataaaaactaagcaaCGATGTAAAACTAAATTCtaaattaaacaggaaatttcTTATCCTTAatgatagaataataaaaatgaagtctAAAAAACTTCACAATTTAACACACATATTAGAATTTGGTTCCAAAGATTATAACACACTTCTTTCTAGGAAAAGCTTTTGTAAATTGgattttttccctattttgaaATAGCCCAAGGGAGATAACCAGGGTTAAGGAGACATATTTATAGCTTGCCTAAGAGTTTAAGAGATCTGCAAAAaggaacactaaaaaaaaaaaaatctaattttttagattaaaaaaaaactagatttcctttttttcccccaatgaaaAAACTTAAAGTAAAAACCTGAGGCTCTGTGGAGTCCAACCACAAAGATTCCAAACTGTTACTTGAGCCTCTGGTTTCACAGGTTAGGGAAAGGATTTGAAAGATTGTAGCTTGATTTACAGACCTGAGTATCTTGTCTATTCAAAGTGCAGTCCATGAATCAGTAGCATGTGTGTTGCTTGGGAGCTTGTTAGACACATAAGATCTCAGGCTTCAGCCCAGATCTACTTAACTACagtctacattttattttctatattttactttacttcaCTTTTACTTAGATCTTTAAATGGCTCATATGCATACTAATATTTTAGAAACACTGCTTTAGAGAAGTTTAACATGGTTTCTTGATTTCTGTTA
Proteins encoded in this window:
- the NUDT13 gene encoding NAD(P)H pyrophosphatase NUDT13, mitochondrial isoform X2, whose translation is MSLYCGIACRKKSFWCYRLLSTYVTKTRYLFELKEDDDACKTAQQTGAFYLFHSLAPLLQKSEQRYQAPQYSLLELERLLAKFGQDTQRIEDSVLIGCSKQHEAWFALDLGLNSSSSLNASLQKAEMEIELKGSFTDLRKALFQLNTKDASLLTTAQALLRWHDAHQFCSRSGQPTKKNVAGSKRVCPSSKIIYYPQMAPVVITLVSDGTRCLLARQSSFPKGMYSALAGFCDIGESLEEAVRREVAEEVGLELERLKYSASQHWSFPNSSLMIACHASVKPGQTEIQVNLKELEAAGWFSHDEVATALRRNNPYTQQQNGTFWLPPKLAIAHQLIKEWVEKPSCSTLPA
- the NUDT13 gene encoding NAD(P)H pyrophosphatase NUDT13, mitochondrial isoform X5; the encoded protein is MAQALLRWHDAHQFCSRSGQPTKKNVAGSKRVCPSSKIIYYPQMAPVVITLVSDGTRCLLARQSSFPKGMYSALAGFCDIGESLEEAVRREVAEEVGLELERLKYSASQHWSFPNSSLMIACHASVKPGQTEIQVNLKELEAAGWFSHDEVATALRRNNPYTQQQNGTFWLPPKLAIAHQLIKEWVEKPSCSTLPA
- the NUDT13 gene encoding NAD(P)H pyrophosphatase NUDT13, mitochondrial isoform X1, translated to MSLYCGIACRKKSFWCYRLLSTYVTKTRYLFELKEDDDACKTAQQTGAFYLFHSLAPLLQKSEQRYQAPQYSLLELERLLAKFGQDTQRIEDSVLIGCSKQHEAWFALDLGLNSSSSLNASLQKAEMEIELKGSFTDLRKALFQLNTKDASLLTTAQALLRWHDAHQFCSRSGQPTKKNVAGSKRVCPSSKIIYYPQAPTRISIPSSQMAPVVITLVSDGTRCLLARQSSFPKGMYSALAGFCDIGESLEEAVRREVAEEVGLELERLKYSASQHWSFPNSSLMIACHASVKPGQTEIQVNLKELEAAGWFSHDEVATALRRNNPYTQQQNGTFWLPPKLAIAHQLIKEWVEKPSCSTLPA
- the NUDT13 gene encoding NAD(P)H pyrophosphatase NUDT13, mitochondrial isoform X4, which encodes MAQALLRWHDAHQFCSRSGQPTKKNVAGSKRVCPSSKIIYYPQAPTRISIPSSQMAPVVITLVSDGTRCLLARQSSFPKGMYSALAGFCDIGESLEEAVRREVAEEVGLELERLKYSASQHWSFPNSSLMIACHASVKPGQTEIQVNLKELEAAGWFSHDEVATALRRNNPYTQQQNGTFWLPPKLAIAHQLIKEWVEKPSCSTLPA
- the NUDT13 gene encoding NAD(P)H pyrophosphatase NUDT13, mitochondrial isoform X3 — translated: MEIELKGSFTDLRKALFQLNTKDASLLTTAQALLRWHDAHQFCSRSGQPTKKNVAGSKRVCPSSKIIYYPQMAPVVITLVSDGTRCLLARQSSFPKGMYSALAGFCDIGESLEEAVRREVAEEVGLELERLKYSASQHWSFPNSSLMIACHASVKPGQTEIQVNLKELEAAGWFSHDEVATALRRNNPYTQQQNGTFWLPPKLAIAHQLIKEWVEKPSCSTLPA